Below is a window of Allomuricauda ruestringensis DSM 13258 DNA.
TGCAAGTGGTATGGCGGGCACCATTGAAGCCTCGCGAGTGCTCTCCAAGTATAAATTTAAAAGCAGCATCATTTACGTTGGTCTTTCGGGTGAAGAGCAAGGACTTTATGGAGGAAAAGGCTTGGCTGCTTACGCTAAGGAAAAAGGCTGGGACATTGTGGGTATCCTCAACAACGATATGATTGGAAACATCACCGGTGTGGACGGTGTGGTGAGCAATAGGGATTTTCGCATATTCTCGGAACCCGTTCCACCTACCGAAACCGAACAAGAGCGAAGAGCAAGACGTTTTTATGGTGGCGAAGTAGATGGTATCTCCCGCCAATTGGCCAGATATGTGTACAAAACCACAAAGACCTATATGCCCGAAATGAACCCCATGATGATTTACCGATTGGACAGATTTGGACGTGGTGGTCATCACAGACCTTTTAATGATGCAGGATACGCAGGCATTCGTATTATGGAGGCCCATGAAAATTACACACAGCAGCATCAAGATATTCGTGTAGAAGATGGCATCGCCTATGGTGATGTGTTGGAACACGTAAATTTTGAATATGCCAAAAAACTCACAGCGGTCAATGCCATTAACCTAGCTTCTATTGCATGGGCTCCGCCAGCTCCCGAAACCGTTGAAATTGGTGGTATTGTGGAACCTAGCGCCAAACTAAGATGGAGCAAGGTGGATGGGGCCGTTGGCTATAAAATCTATTGGAGGGATACCACCTCACCCACTTGGGACAATTTTAAATATGTTGGCGATGTTAACGAACATACCTTGGAAGGCGTAGTTATTGATAATTACTTCTTTGGAGTGGCCGCTGTTGGTAAGGATGGGCACGAAAGCCCAGTGGTTTTCCCAAATAAAGTTTTTAGATAAGATTTTAACACATGTAACAATTTAAATGTCATTCCTGCTGACCCCTGAGCGAAGTCGAAGGGAAGCAGGAATCCATCAAGTGCGGAATGGCAAGTTTTATCAAAAAAGGTGTAGAAACTGAACATACCACAATGCAAGCATATATCTGCAATTTAAACAGGATTTTATTTTTAACTAAACATAAATATGAAGCAAACTTTTTTTCTAATTTTCCTATTGGGGTTGAGCATTGTATCTGCACAAAATTTTACTAAACAAGACACTTTAAGGGGCAGCATAACTCCAGAAAGGGAATGGTGGGATTTGAACTACTACCACCTCAACGTGAAGGTGGAACCCTCCAATAAGTTTATCTCGGGGCACAATGTTGTTCGGTACAAGGTTTTGGAAGAGGCCAAAATACTTCAAATTGACCTACAGGAACCCATGAAAATTGAATCCATCACACAAGACGGTAAAAAATTAAAATACACTTCTGCAGGAAACGCTCATTTCATCAAACTAAAGAAAAAACAGATCCCCGGTGAGTTCAATGAACTAAAAATAGAATACTCAGGGCATCCTAGAGAAGCAGTAAGAGCTCCTTGGGATGGAGGTTTTTCTTGGAAAGAGGATGGCAGTGCCAACCCTTTTGTCGCTACATCGTGCCAAGGTTTGGGTGCCAGTGTTTGGTGGCCAAACAAGGATCACATGTACGATGAGGTGGACAGTATGCGGATAAGTGCAACCGTTCCCAAAGATTTAATGGATGTGTCCAATGGACAATTGGAAAGTGTTGAGGACAAGGGTGATTTTAAAACCTATAATTGGGTGGTGAAGAACCCCATCAATAACTACGGGGTCAATGTAAATATCGGGAATTACACGCATTTTGGAGAAATGTATGAGGGCGAGAAGGGCCCGTTGCAACTGGATTACTACGTGTTGCCCAATAACTTGGAAAAAGCCAAAAAACAATTTGTCCAAACCCCAATGATGCTCAGAGCTTTTGAACATTGGTTTGGCCCCTACCCTTTTTACGAAGATGGTTTTAAATTGGTGGAAGTGCCTTATTTGGGTATGGAACACCAAAGCTCGGTTACCTATGGTAACAAATATGAAAATGGTTATTTGGGTCGGGATTTATCGGGCACCGGTTGGGGTCTACAATTCGATTTTATTATTATCCATGAGGCAGGACACGAATGGTTTGCCAACAACATTACCTACAAAGATGTTGCCGATATGTGGGTACACGAAGGGTTTACGGCCTATTCCGAAAATCTGTACCTCGATTATCATTTTGGTAAAAAAGTATCTGCCGAATATGTTATCGGAACACGTGCCAATATCCAAAACGACCGTCCTATCATTGGACCTTATGGAGTAAACAAAGAGGGCTCGGGAGATATGTATTACAAGGGTGCCAACATATTGCACACCCTACGCCAATTGGTGGATGATGATGAAAAATGGCGTCAAATATTAAGAGGGCTCAACAAGGATTTTTATCACCAAACAGTGACTACCAAACAGATTGAGGAATATTTAAGTGAAAAATCGGGAAAGGATTTATCCGCTTTCTTTGATCAATATTTGCGTACTACCCTAATTCCAAAACTGGAATATAAAATTGAAGATGGCTCTATTACCTATCGATATGTTGATGTGGTAAAAGATTTTGATATGCCCATCAAAATAACTGTAGATGGTTCGGAGAAGCGGTTATTTCCCAATACCGAATGGAAAACTGAACAATTGGAGGGAACCAAAATTGTTTTTGATAAGAACTTCTACATCGAGACCAAAAAGATGTAGTCCGAAAAACTTTTACTAAAACAAAGAGGCTGTCTAAAATGTCGATTTTCGTCAACCTGAACTTGATTCAGGTTCTCATAGTGATTTGTTAATCAGTATGATGAGATTCTGAAATAAATTCAGAATGACGTGTTTCAATACTTTTTAGACAACCTCTTTTATAGTTGCTATATAGCGGTGTTCATTAGTTAAACTGTACCTGTGTCAGTGCAAAAGGGCTTCCCCCCTCACCTTCAGCTTTGTAGGTAAGGTATAGCTCAGGTTGTACTCCATCGGTTTTTTCAATGGGTATTACAATAGCTCCTCCTTGGCCACTGAGACCATCAGGATTAAGTTGTCCTGTTCCGAGGACTTCGCCATCAGGTGCTCCAGCCCTTAACTCCATGGTATAGCCTATACTTGGAGGTTCTTGCCATCCAACAATGGCCATCAATCTACTTACACCTGTCAAATCTGTGTTTTCTATTTTCAACCATCCTTCGGCAGCGTTTAAAAGTTGCAATTGCATTCCCCCAAAGGTCATTGCTTGCATACCTTCCGTAGGCGTACCCTCTGGAAAAATCATGGTATTACTGGCCAAAACAACCGTTTTTGAGCCTGTCAATGGCAACGCTTCCGCTGTTCCTTGGTCGGTATAACTAGCTGTCAGCAAAAATACTTCTCCATTCTCCTTTGTCTCTGGCCTTACTGTACCGGTTAAGGGGAGTGATGGTTTCTTATTACCGCCACCTGTTAAGGATTGAATGTACTGGGTAATTTGTCTTGCCTCCATTTGAGTGACATTAGGGTGGGCAGGCATTACTACTTCGCCCCAGACACCGGAACCGCCTCCAATAATTTTAGCCATTAAATAGTTGGTAGCACCTCGGTCGCCCTTGTACTTCTCCGAAACTTCAAGATAGTTTGGTCCAATCGACGCCTCTTTTTCCTTGTGGCATGATTTGCAGTCCAAACTTTGCGTCAACGCTTTGCCCATTACAGCACCAGATACTTGCTGGTGGCCCAAATTCATGTTGACCTCGTCCATACCGGAACGATATTCTACCGAAACATAAACATTATCCTCATCAACTTCACTGTCCGCATCAGAGACCGAAACCTTGTAGCCGATTGGTTGTCCTGGTATATAAAATGATGAATTTGCCTGATCCAATTCAATATCCACTACAGGTCGCTCATTACCCGCAACTATGGTTTGATCAAGGCTCGAAACTTCTTCGCCTGCTGTATCTTTAGCTGTTACATTAAGTTTATAGGAACCTGCATCTTTGTACGTATACGTTAAAGTGGGTTCCGTGGTCTCCTGGGTAGTTCCATCTCCCAGATCCCAAACATAGCTCATGCTATCACCTTCTCGATCGTGGGCTTCAACAGTAGCTGTAACTGTAAGTGGCAGTGAACCGGAATCATTATTCACAATAAAATTGTCTATTACAGGGGCTCGGTTGCCTCCATTATATTCAATATAGCTCAAACCACTGTCTGGGTTTGCAGAGAACCAACCACTTCCGTATTCCAATAGGTAAACGCGTCCATCGGGACTCATTTCCATATCAATCAAATTGCTCAATTCGATGTCTGGGGCAAAAGGTTCCATTTTATTCACCGAACCGTCTTCAAAAAGATGAATGGCCATCATCCAACCCCTCATCCAATCATAGATGATTACTTTTCCATCGTAGTAAGAAGGTAAACCACCGCCATTGGGGTATAAATCTGACCAATAGGTTGGTCCTGCCATGGCGTTTCTTCCTCCCGAACCTGTTTGAGGGAAATCTTGGCTTTCTCCATAATGATAGTATGCATAAGCTGGTTGGGCAGGAGGCAATTCTTTTAAACCTGTATTGTTTTTGGAGTCGTTGATTGGTTTCTCTGGGTCGAAAAACCTTCCGGATTCCCCAGTTTCATAATTATACTTGCTATAGGCAAAATTATCTCCGATAAACATGGGCCAACCGTAATTTCCGGGCTCACGGGCCTGGTTCATTTCATCATATCCTCTTGGGCCACGGGTCGCCAAACTATCCACACGGGCATCAGGTCCAACATCGCCCCAATACAGGTATCCACGTTTTAAATCTACCGAGATACGGTACGGGTTACGATGTCCCATGGTATAAATTTCTGGTCGTGCTTTTTCTGTGCCTACAGGGAAAAGGTTGCCTTCGGGTATGTCATAACTTCCATCTTCGTTCACCTTGATTCGAAGAATTTTACCTCTTAGATCATTGGTGTTTGCAGAGGAACGTCTAGCATCATATTGCTCCTTTCCCGGTATATCGTTCAAAGGTGCATATCCACTGTTCACATAAGTAGCCTCTTTATCATCAAAAGGTGTTGAGTTATCTCCGGTTGATAAATATAGATTTCCATCAGGCCCAAAAGCAATGGAACCTCCTGTATGGCAGCATATTTCACGTTGACTATCCACTTCAAGAATAACTTGCTCTGAATCCATATCAAAATTGCCGTCCTTGAACTTAAAACGGGATAGACGGTTGATCCAATTATCACCAGTAGGTGCATAATACAGGTAAATCCAATGATTTTCTGCAAAATTTGGGTCTTTTTGAAGCCCCATTAAACCTTGTTCTGCATTTACTCCTGGTGTTTCCAGTGTTTTATGGTATACATCCAAAAAGGCAACTTGGCTGATTTCTTTGGTCTCATCGGAATACAACATTACTTCTCCCCTACGCTGTGCAATCAACACATCATTGTTTGGTAGTACTGTCATCTCCGTAGGCTCAAAAAATTGTCCCGTAGACAATGTTACTTTACTGAAACGATCGGCTTCGGGTGGTATTTGAGATGTTGCCTTGGCATAATCCAATTCAAGATTTTTACCAATGGCATAGTTAATACCGCCAAGTACATGTTTTAGGAAGAGTTCCTCGGTATAACTTTCGTCCGTATGTCCTGCTGCGGTGTAAAACGCACGGCCACCATCAAACTCATGGTACCAGGCCATTGGATGATAATCCCCGTTTTCCCCACCTTCGTAGGTGGACTCGTCCACGGTCATCAAAACATTGATGCCATCGTAAATATTTTTGTAGTTGTACAATTCATCGCTACGGTGCCAAACGGAATCTGTAAAAAATTCTGTAGATGGGTGGTTTTTATCTTTTATGATAAAATCCGCCTCTGGTGTTCCTGCTGGATGACTCAAGAATTGAGCACCTACCAATTTGTTGTACCAGCCCCAATCGTACTCGGTATCGGCCGCTGCGTGAATGCCCACATAGCCTCCTCCAGCTTGAATGTAACGCTCAAAAGCTGCTTCTTCACGTGCATTGAGCACATTTCCTGTTGTACTTAAAAACACGATTGCGGAATACTGAGCCAAGTTTTCGTCGATAAATAATTGGCCGTTTGTTGTAGTGTCAACAACAAAATTGTTCTCTTGGCCCAATTTTTCAAGAGCCGCGATTCCTGATGGGATAGAAGCATGTTTAAATGCCATTGTTTTTGAAAAAACCAAAAGCTTTGGTGGTCCTTGGCGTTTTTTCTCACACCCAACAAGAACAAAAAGTAGGCATAACGCCCCTAAAATGTAATTCTTCATGTGCATTAATAATTGTTGTAAAATCTTAAAGTTTAGTTTTGGCAATTAGCTAATAGCTAACTATGTGGCAATATAATTACTATTTTGCTGAAAACTGGCCTCTATTGTCTCAAATTGTAAAAATAAACGGATTCGTTGTAATTCAACGATATTATAACTCTATTTCAAACGGTTTATCATGCTTTCTTACAAATTGAGGCACCACTTTCATAAACAGTCTTCGTTATTTGTCCTTACCGTACTTTTTGTGATAGACCCATGCTGCTACTCCCCCAACTAATGCAAAAGCGCTCAACATCCAGAATACATTTTGGTGTCCTAGTTCCTCACCAGGGTGTGCATCCAACAACATTCCGTATGCCGGACCCGCAAAGACATCGGGGGTATAGCCGATCAAAGAAATGAGTCCGACAGCGGTTCCCGTTAATGCCAACGGTATTTTACCAACATGCATTACTCCGAAATACAGGGCTCGTATGCCATAAACCCCTGCTGCAATCACAACTACCGATATAAAAAACAAGAGTGTGGTTGTTGGGGCTATCATGCCACTGGCAAAGAGCAATCCTCCTATCAATGCCAAAACAAAGCTTACCACTAACAGCCATGTAATTTTCAATCTATCCGCGATCAAACCAAAAAGAATGCCTGTGGCAGGACGAAGAAATTGCAGTAGGGTTCCGACTTTGGCGGAATCCACTTGATTGTACAACATGACTTCTTCGGCATATTGCGAGATGATATCCGTAATCTTGTAACCTACGTAACCACACAGTATAATTACCATGAGCAGCCAAACCGAAGGTAATTTAAGCACTTGTTTTATATCTTTCCAAGAAATGCGTTCAAGAATGATGTTCTCATCACTTTCTGTGGTTTTCATGAAAAACCACACTAAAACTCCTACCAAAATGATGATAATGGAGGCTGTATAGAGAACATAAGTGAACGCTTTTTTGCGATCATCAAGATCGGCAAGATGGGGAGACTCCGATAAAAAAAACGAAAAGACCACTACGCCCATCAAACTGAACAGGGCACCTGTTAGTCCCCGTCCGCCATCGAGAAAGCCAAAGGCTTTTCCTTGGGAATCGGTTCCTCCCCAAATTCTTGTGGCCTTGATCATGGGTGCCCAAAAAAGGAAAATAGTGGTAAAGCCCCACCAACCGTATAATATTTGGAGCACCCAAAATGCTGGATAGTGAGCAAACACAAACCCACCCAAAGCGGTCATCCACAAGGCAATGGCTATCAATTTTTGGGGTTGATATTTATCTGCCAAAGGCCCACCCAGCACATAAGAAACCATCGCTACCAAACCGTACACCGAAAAGCAAAGCCCCAACTGAACATTGTCCAACTCCAAAACATCCAAGACAGTGGGTCTAAAAACGCGTGGCAATACAAAAGGAAGGATAAAGATGGCCTCACCCGAAAGAATCAACAATAATAGATAGAACCAACTTGGTTTTGTTTCGTTCAAAACTAGGATTTGGATAAAAATCACCAAAAAACTGGAAAAACCCAAAAGCATGAAGAATAAAAAATCGGGTATCTTTAAGGTTTCAAAAATCAACCCTAAATGACCCGACTACTTTTTTTATCTCTCCTACCAATTTTTGTAAGCTGTAAAAAGGAAACCACCAACCATTACGATTTGGCAATCACCAATGCACAGGTCATCCATCTGGAAACTGGAAAAGTTGAACACCAGAACATTTTTATTTCCAACGGTAGAATTGAAGCGATCGAAGCAGTTGGCTCAAGTAATTTTAAAGCTGATTCCACCATCGACGCCTCTGGAAAGTATCTACTGCCCGGGTTTTGGGACAACCATATCCATTTACGGGGCGGGGACACTTTGATGGCAAACAACAAGAATTTTTTAAAATTATTTATTGCCAACGGCATTACCACGGTTCGTGATGCAGGTGGGGACCTTACCCATTCTGTTATGGAATGGAAAAACAAAATCGCTTCGGAAGAATTGATCGGCCCTACGATTTTTACTGCAGGCCCTAAAATTGATGGTCCAAAAGCCACTTGGGCGGGCTCTTTGGAAGTTGAATCGGAAGAAGATGTTGTACAGGCTTTGGATTCACTTGAAGCCTTGAAAGTAGACTTTGTAAAAATTTATGACAGCAGGATTTCTCCTAAAAACTACTTAAAAGCCATCGAAGAAGCCAAAAAAAGGGGATTCACCGTATCGGGCCACATGCCGTTTACTGTTACTCTGGATGAAACCATTAATGCCGGAATGGATGGCATTGAACACCTCTACTACATAATGAAGGGGAGTGCCAGCAATGAACTTGAAGTTACCAAAAAAATGAACAATGGCGAAATGGGCTTTTGGAATGCCATGCCCGCTCTTTTGGATGCTTATTCAGGTAGTACCGCGCAAGCGACTTTTAATAAATTAAAAGAAAACGATGTTTTTGTGGTGCCAACGCTTCATATTGGAAAAACATTAAGTTATTTGGATGAGGTTGACCATACCAAGGACAAATACCTTAAATACATGGGCAAGGGAATAATTAAGACCTATCAAGGCAGAATTCGATCAGCATTAAATTCATCTGAAGAAGCTAGGGAAAATCGTAAAAAACTTGATACATTCTTTGGTAAATTGGCTAAATCACTTAACGATGCTGGGGTTCTGCTATTGGCCGGGTCGGATAGTGGAGCGTTTAACTCCTACACTTATCCCGGCATATCTTTGCATAAAGAGTTACAGGTAATGGTGGAAAACGGAGTATCGCCATTGGATGCACTTCGCACCTCAACCATGAATGGCGCTAAATTTTTAAACCAAACCAATGATTATGGAGCTATTTCCAAAGGAAAAGTTTCAGACTTGGTTATTTTGGAAGCCAACCCGTTGGAAGATATTGAAAACAGTCAAAAGATTTTTGCAGTAATCAAAGGAACCCAAGTATTTTCTAAAAGTGAGTTACAAGAATTATTGAACAATGCTGTAATTGAATAGTATCTTTTTGAATTAACGCAATTCCTTTACACTATTTAAAGATCAACGTATCGTATTTGGTATCTTTAGCATTTCATTTTTTTAAACCTATTATATGATCAAAAAATTAGCAACCCTTTTTATCTTATTTGGATTATTAACCGCAAATGCCCAACAACCCGGGGAGGATGAAATGGGTGCCTGGTACATGTATTTTGGCACCAACAAAGTTTCGGAACGCTTCAGTATTCACACCGAAGCCCAGTTCCGATTTTACGAAAGCACCAGCAACTTTAACCAGATGCTTCTGCGAACCGGGCTCAATTATCATATAAATCCAAATGCCATAGCTACGGCCGGTTATGGTTATATTGATACCGACAATACCTACTTTGAGCTCGAAGGTGAGATCAACTCCAAAGAACATCGAATTTTTGAGCAGTTTATTCTAAAGAATAAAGTTTGGGAATTTCTCTTTGAACACCGTTATCGGTTAGAACAACGTTTCCTGGATTTTGGCGAGACTACCGAAACCCAGCATCGGGCACGTTACCGTATTCAGATGACCTTGCCCCTTACGAATACTTTTTTCTTGAATTTCTATGATGAGCTTTTTATTAACCTCCAGGATGATTTATTCGGTCAAAACCGACTATACGGAGCTGTTGGCATACACATTTCGGAGAACAGTAGTGTGCAGCTGGGATACCTGAGAAACCAGTTTGCCAATGCCGTTTATAACCGATTACAGTTCGGGGTTTTCTACAATCCGGATTTGAGGGGACTCTTCAAAAAGAAGAAACCTTAAAAATGTTTGACAGCAGTACATATAATCCCTAACTTATAGGCTAATCTTTAAAACAATCATTTTAATGAAAAAAGTTCAAATAACAGTCCTGGCGCTACTATTTATAACGGCCTTTAGCTGTAAACAAGCAAAAAAAGAAGCCCAAGAAACAACGGAGGAAGTTGAGGAAACCGTTGAACAAGTGGCTGAAAAAATCGACCCACAGGTCATTACTTTCTCCATGGAACCCAAAAGCGATAGCAATGTAAGTGGTGAAGTCGTTTTTACCCAAGATCAAGGCGAAGTAATCATGAGAGCTACTTTTTTAGGACTTGACGAAGGTGAGCATGCCATTCACCTACACGAAAAGGCCGATTGTTCTTCTGCCGATGGAAAATCAACCGGAGGACACTGGAATCCAACTTTTGAAGAACACGGAAAATGGGGTTCGGAAGATGGTTACCACAAAGGTGATATTGGTA
It encodes the following:
- a CDS encoding M28 family metallopeptidase; protein product: MKKVLTLLLLTITSIGFSQTDTRMYDIINSVSVDRIESDVTTLVNFGTRHTLSDTVSQTRGIGAARRWIKSEFDKISSNCGDCLEVFYQKNLIEEGDNARIVKDVEVVNVVAIQRGTKFPNRFIIMSGDIDSRVSDPTNYTSDSPGANDNASGMAGTIEASRVLSKYKFKSSIIYVGLSGEEQGLYGGKGLAAYAKEKGWDIVGILNNDMIGNITGVDGVVSNRDFRIFSEPVPPTETEQERRARRFYGGEVDGISRQLARYVYKTTKTYMPEMNPMMIYRLDRFGRGGHHRPFNDAGYAGIRIMEAHENYTQQHQDIRVEDGIAYGDVLEHVNFEYAKKLTAVNAINLASIAWAPPAPETVEIGGIVEPSAKLRWSKVDGAVGYKIYWRDTTSPTWDNFKYVGDVNEHTLEGVVIDNYFFGVAAVGKDGHESPVVFPNKVFR
- a CDS encoding M1 family metallopeptidase; translation: MKQTFFLIFLLGLSIVSAQNFTKQDTLRGSITPEREWWDLNYYHLNVKVEPSNKFISGHNVVRYKVLEEAKILQIDLQEPMKIESITQDGKKLKYTSAGNAHFIKLKKKQIPGEFNELKIEYSGHPREAVRAPWDGGFSWKEDGSANPFVATSCQGLGASVWWPNKDHMYDEVDSMRISATVPKDLMDVSNGQLESVEDKGDFKTYNWVVKNPINNYGVNVNIGNYTHFGEMYEGEKGPLQLDYYVLPNNLEKAKKQFVQTPMMLRAFEHWFGPYPFYEDGFKLVEVPYLGMEHQSSVTYGNKYENGYLGRDLSGTGWGLQFDFIIIHEAGHEWFANNITYKDVADMWVHEGFTAYSENLYLDYHFGKKVSAEYVIGTRANIQNDRPIIGPYGVNKEGSGDMYYKGANILHTLRQLVDDDEKWRQILRGLNKDFYHQTVTTKQIEEYLSEKSGKDLSAFFDQYLRTTLIPKLEYKIEDGSITYRYVDVVKDFDMPIKITVDGSEKRLFPNTEWKTEQLEGTKIVFDKNFYIETKKM
- a CDS encoding ThuA domain-containing protein, whose translation is MHMKNYILGALCLLFVLVGCEKKRQGPPKLLVFSKTMAFKHASIPSGIAALEKLGQENNFVVDTTTNGQLFIDENLAQYSAIVFLSTTGNVLNAREEAAFERYIQAGGGYVGIHAAADTEYDWGWYNKLVGAQFLSHPAGTPEADFIIKDKNHPSTEFFTDSVWHRSDELYNYKNIYDGINVLMTVDESTYEGGENGDYHPMAWYHEFDGGRAFYTAAGHTDESYTEELFLKHVLGGINYAIGKNLELDYAKATSQIPPEADRFSKVTLSTGQFFEPTEMTVLPNNDVLIAQRRGEVMLYSDETKEISQVAFLDVYHKTLETPGVNAEQGLMGLQKDPNFAENHWIYLYYAPTGDNWINRLSRFKFKDGNFDMDSEQVILEVDSQREICCHTGGSIAFGPDGNLYLSTGDNSTPFDDKEATYVNSGYAPLNDIPGKEQYDARRSSANTNDLRGKILRIKVNEDGSYDIPEGNLFPVGTEKARPEIYTMGHRNPYRISVDLKRGYLYWGDVGPDARVDSLATRGPRGYDEMNQAREPGNYGWPMFIGDNFAYSKYNYETGESGRFFDPEKPINDSKNNTGLKELPPAQPAYAYYHYGESQDFPQTGSGGRNAMAGPTYWSDLYPNGGGLPSYYDGKVIIYDWMRGWMMAIHLFEDGSVNKMEPFAPDIELSNLIDMEMSPDGRVYLLEYGSGWFSANPDSGLSYIEYNGGNRAPVIDNFIVNNDSGSLPLTVTATVEAHDREGDSMSYVWDLGDGTTQETTEPTLTYTYKDAGSYKLNVTAKDTAGEEVSSLDQTIVAGNERPVVDIELDQANSSFYIPGQPIGYKVSVSDADSEVDEDNVYVSVEYRSGMDEVNMNLGHQQVSGAVMGKALTQSLDCKSCHKEKEASIGPNYLEVSEKYKGDRGATNYLMAKIIGGGSGVWGEVVMPAHPNVTQMEARQITQYIQSLTGGGNKKPSLPLTGTVRPETKENGEVFLLTASYTDQGTAEALPLTGSKTVVLASNTMIFPEGTPTEGMQAMTFGGMQLQLLNAAEGWLKIENTDLTGVSRLMAIVGWQEPPSIGYTMELRAGAPDGEVLGTGQLNPDGLSGQGGAIVIPIEKTDGVQPELYLTYKAEGEGGSPFALTQVQFN
- a CDS encoding MFS transporter; translated protein: MNETKPSWFYLLLLILSGEAIFILPFVLPRVFRPTVLDVLELDNVQLGLCFSVYGLVAMVSYVLGGPLADKYQPQKLIAIALWMTALGGFVFAHYPAFWVLQILYGWWGFTTIFLFWAPMIKATRIWGGTDSQGKAFGFLDGGRGLTGALFSLMGVVVFSFFLSESPHLADLDDRKKAFTYVLYTASIIIILVGVLVWFFMKTTESDENIILERISWKDIKQVLKLPSVWLLMVIILCGYVGYKITDIISQYAEEVMLYNQVDSAKVGTLLQFLRPATGILFGLIADRLKITWLLVVSFVLALIGGLLFASGMIAPTTTLLFFISVVVIAAGVYGIRALYFGVMHVGKIPLALTGTAVGLISLIGYTPDVFAGPAYGMLLDAHPGEELGHQNVFWMLSAFALVGGVAAWVYHKKYGKDK
- a CDS encoding amidohydrolase family protein, which codes for MTRLLFLSLLPIFVSCKKETTNHYDLAITNAQVIHLETGKVEHQNIFISNGRIEAIEAVGSSNFKADSTIDASGKYLLPGFWDNHIHLRGGDTLMANNKNFLKLFIANGITTVRDAGGDLTHSVMEWKNKIASEELIGPTIFTAGPKIDGPKATWAGSLEVESEEDVVQALDSLEALKVDFVKIYDSRISPKNYLKAIEEAKKRGFTVSGHMPFTVTLDETINAGMDGIEHLYYIMKGSASNELEVTKKMNNGEMGFWNAMPALLDAYSGSTAQATFNKLKENDVFVVPTLHIGKTLSYLDEVDHTKDKYLKYMGKGIIKTYQGRIRSALNSSEEARENRKKLDTFFGKLAKSLNDAGVLLLAGSDSGAFNSYTYPGISLHKELQVMVENGVSPLDALRTSTMNGAKFLNQTNDYGAISKGKVSDLVILEANPLEDIENSQKIFAVIKGTQVFSKSELQELLNNAVIE
- a CDS encoding DUF2490 domain-containing protein: MIKKLATLFILFGLLTANAQQPGEDEMGAWYMYFGTNKVSERFSIHTEAQFRFYESTSNFNQMLLRTGLNYHINPNAIATAGYGYIDTDNTYFELEGEINSKEHRIFEQFILKNKVWEFLFEHRYRLEQRFLDFGETTETQHRARYRIQMTLPLTNTFFLNFYDELFINLQDDLFGQNRLYGAVGIHISENSSVQLGYLRNQFANAVYNRLQFGVFYNPDLRGLFKKKKP
- a CDS encoding superoxide dismutase family protein, whose amino-acid sequence is MKKVQITVLALLFITAFSCKQAKKEAQETTEEVEETVEQVAEKIDPQVITFSMEPKSDSNVSGEVVFTQDQGEVIMRATFLGLDEGEHAIHLHEKADCSSADGKSTGGHWNPTFEEHGKWGSEDGYHKGDIGNFTADADGNATVEFSTDEWCIGCGDEKKDILGKAVIVHQGVDDYTSQPSGAAGARIACTGIIQ